In Candidatus Nanosynbacter lyticus, one genomic interval encodes:
- a CDS encoding AtpZ/AtpI family protein: MKETDTSASKTDDFNAATLLTKTMIGTTWRMFLPTVGLTLLGLWLDDRTGLRPKLTLMGIVIGVIVAAVLVFLQIAKIKRQESNK, encoded by the coding sequence ATGAAGGAAACTGATACTTCTGCTAGTAAAACAGACGACTTTAATGCGGCAACGCTTTTGACTAAGACGATGATTGGTACGACGTGGCGGATGTTTTTGCCGACAGTTGGTTTAACTTTGTTGGGATTGTGGCTGGATGATAGAACTGGACTAAGGCCTAAGTTGACGCTTATGGGGATTGTCATTGGCGTGATTGTTGCGGCTGTTCTGGTGTTTTTGCAAATTGCTAAGATTAAGCGACAGGAGTCGAATAAATGA